One window of the Streptomyces asoensis genome contains the following:
- a CDS encoding DUF397 domain-containing protein: MNHIRTQSRPRVRAQRIYNGMPARELGSEGWHKPWSGGNGGNCLEAMKLADGRIAVRQSTDPDGPALIYTSDEMTAFIEGAKAGEADFLLS; encoded by the coding sequence ATGAATCACATCAGGACCCAGTCCAGGCCGAGGGTCCGCGCTCAGCGGATCTACAACGGCATGCCCGCCCGGGAGCTGGGCAGCGAGGGCTGGCACAAGCCGTGGAGCGGCGGCAACGGAGGCAACTGCCTGGAAGCGATGAAGCTCGCCGACGGCCGGATCGCCGTCCGGCAGTCCACCGATCCCGACGGACCGGCGCTGATCTACACCTCCGACGAGATGACGGCCTTCATCGAGGGAGCCAAGGCGGGGGAGGCGGACTTCCTGCTGTCCTGA
- a CDS encoding helix-turn-helix domain-containing protein, whose protein sequence is MSEPRSAPTVGQVVLGRRLLDLRERAGLKREEAARILRVAPATVRRMEMAEVSLKIPYLQLLLKAYGVTDEEAEGFVQLAEDANKPGWWQRFHDVLPGWFSMHVSLEGAAALIRQYEPHFVPGLLQTKDYARGVLRSGAIGQTRPEDIERLVDLRIQRQDLLTRQDAPRLWVVMDETVLRRPVGGPEVMRAQIDTLLEVAKLPNVTLQVAPFENGPHPGTYGPFVLFRFAMPELPDMVYSEYLTGAVYLDARTEVATHLEVMDRMAAQAATAHRTKEILRDLRKEL, encoded by the coding sequence GTGAGCGAACCGCGGTCCGCGCCGACGGTCGGACAGGTAGTCCTCGGTCGGCGCCTGCTGGACCTGCGGGAACGCGCCGGGCTCAAGCGCGAGGAAGCCGCCCGCATCCTGCGTGTCGCGCCCGCCACGGTCCGTCGTATGGAGATGGCCGAGGTCAGCCTCAAGATTCCGTACCTCCAGCTGCTGCTGAAGGCCTACGGGGTCACCGACGAGGAGGCCGAGGGCTTCGTCCAGCTCGCCGAGGACGCGAACAAGCCGGGCTGGTGGCAGCGGTTCCACGACGTCCTGCCCGGCTGGTTCTCGATGCACGTCAGCCTCGAGGGCGCCGCCGCCCTGATCCGCCAGTACGAGCCCCACTTCGTGCCCGGCCTGCTCCAGACCAAGGACTACGCGCGCGGTGTCCTGAGGTCCGGCGCCATCGGCCAGACCCGCCCGGAGGACATCGAGCGCCTCGTCGACCTGCGCATACAACGCCAGGACCTGCTCACTCGTCAGGACGCCCCCCGACTGTGGGTCGTGATGGACGAGACGGTGCTGCGTCGCCCGGTCGGCGGCCCGGAGGTGATGCGCGCGCAGATCGACACCCTGCTCGAGGTCGCGAAGCTGCCCAATGTGACGTTGCAGGTCGCCCCGTTCGAGAACGGGCCGCATCCGGGCACGTACGGGCCCTTCGTGCTGTTCCGATTCGCCATGCCGGAGCTTCCGGACATGGTCTACAGCGAGTACCTGACCGGCGCCGTCTATCTCGACGCCCGCACCGAGGTGGCGACCCACCTCGAGGTCATGGACCGCATGGCGGCGCAGGCCGCTACTGCACATCGCACGAAGGAGATCCTCCGGGATCTCCGCAAGGAGTTGTGA
- a CDS encoding ABC transporter ATP-binding protein gives MGWNQHRDAFLELNFRAMVTRLPSLLRTSLRLARQADPKAARIVLSAEIARGVAQAIGLLAMNTVLGRLITGGPIEDRLRGAAPALAAMAVVLLIGALLRAASTYATGRLEPKVERVATELYLERAAAVELAAIEDHAFHKLLDTAQYGARSSRYMISHGTRVVNAMISLAASAGVLTVLHPLLLPLLVTMTLPSAWSALTNARRRYESFHTWVQHARAGHLIAGLLTEPAAAPEIRVHGVGPFLLRHFRAMSETAEAEQARLARLAARTGLFAATWTGLATLATYATLGGLLLTGTMALAVAGTAVIAIRSGSASLNTLVLEVNQLHEEALFVGDLQRLYVEAAERAIPVGGAALPEEPREIRFENVTFGYPGESARPALDDVSLSLPLGRIVALVGENGSGKTTLVKLLAGLYRPDRGRILWDDVDAADADRHQLAERIAMVAQDFKRWPFTARVNVAIGRSAAPLTEERLAASIAEAGAQEVVEDLPRGLDTLLARHFSGGHELSGGQWQRLGIARAAYRRGRILIVDEPTAALDARAELEVFEKIRALADSGQTVVLITHRLASVRHADLVHVLDQGRLVESGTPDELLAGGGVYAELYTLQAEQFTAQVPAPSQAG, from the coding sequence ATGGGCTGGAACCAGCACCGGGACGCCTTTCTGGAGCTGAACTTCCGCGCCATGGTCACCCGGCTGCCGTCCCTCCTGCGCACCAGCCTCCGGCTGGCCCGGCAGGCCGACCCGAAAGCCGCCCGGATCGTGCTGTCCGCCGAGATCGCCCGGGGCGTGGCGCAGGCGATCGGTCTGCTCGCGATGAACACCGTGCTGGGCCGGCTCATCACCGGCGGCCCGATCGAGGACCGACTGCGCGGCGCCGCCCCCGCACTGGCCGCCATGGCCGTCGTCCTCCTGATCGGGGCGCTGCTGCGGGCCGCGTCGACGTATGCCACCGGGCGGCTCGAGCCCAAGGTGGAGCGGGTGGCGACCGAGCTGTACCTGGAGCGGGCGGCCGCGGTCGAGCTCGCCGCGATCGAGGACCACGCCTTCCACAAGCTGCTGGACACCGCGCAGTACGGGGCCCGGTCCAGCCGTTACATGATCAGTCACGGCACGCGCGTGGTGAACGCGATGATCTCGCTGGCCGCGTCGGCCGGGGTCCTCACCGTGCTGCACCCGCTCCTGCTGCCGCTGCTGGTCACGATGACGCTGCCGAGCGCCTGGAGCGCCCTGACCAACGCCCGGCGCCGCTACGAGTCGTTCCACACCTGGGTGCAGCACGCGCGCGCGGGTCACCTGATCGCCGGTCTCCTCACCGAGCCGGCGGCCGCGCCCGAGATCCGCGTCCACGGCGTCGGCCCCTTCCTGCTGCGCCACTTCCGCGCGATGTCGGAGACGGCGGAGGCGGAGCAGGCCCGGCTGGCCCGGCTCGCGGCCCGCACCGGACTGTTCGCGGCGACCTGGACGGGCCTCGCGACGCTGGCGACGTACGCCACGCTGGGCGGGCTGCTGCTCACCGGGACGATGGCGCTGGCGGTGGCGGGCACGGCCGTGATCGCGATCCGCAGCGGCTCCGCGAGCCTGAACACCCTCGTCCTGGAGGTCAACCAGCTGCACGAGGAGGCCCTGTTCGTGGGCGACCTCCAGCGCCTCTACGTGGAGGCGGCCGAACGGGCGATCCCGGTGGGCGGCGCGGCCCTGCCGGAGGAGCCACGGGAGATCCGTTTCGAGAACGTCACGTTCGGCTATCCGGGCGAGTCGGCGCGTCCCGCCCTCGACGACGTCAGCCTCTCGCTCCCCCTCGGCCGGATCGTCGCGCTCGTCGGCGAGAACGGCTCCGGCAAGACGACCCTGGTGAAGCTGCTGGCGGGGCTGTACAGGCCGGACCGGGGGCGGATCCTGTGGGACGACGTGGACGCGGCGGACGCGGACCGGCACCAGCTGGCCGAGCGCATCGCGATGGTGGCGCAGGACTTCAAGCGGTGGCCGTTCACGGCCCGGGTCAACGTCGCGATCGGCCGTTCCGCCGCGCCGCTCACCGAGGAACGGCTGGCCGCGTCGATCGCGGAGGCGGGCGCCCAGGAAGTGGTCGAGGACCTGCCGCGCGGTCTGGACACCCTGCTGGCCCGGCACTTCAGCGGCGGTCACGAGCTGTCCGGCGGCCAGTGGCAGCGGCTCGGCATCGCCCGGGCGGCGTACCGGCGCGGGCGCATCCTGATCGTGGACGAGCCGACGGCGGCCCTGGACGCCCGGGCCGAGCTGGAGGTCTTCGAGAAGATCCGCGCGCTGGCCGACAGCGGCCAGACGGTCGTGCTGATCACCCATCGGCTGGCGTCGGTCCGGCACGCGGACCTGGTGCACGTCCTGGACCAGGGCCGGCTGGTGGAGTCCGGAACCCCGGACGAGCTGCTGGCGGGCGGTGGCGTCTACGCCGAGCTGTACACGCTTCAGGCCGAGCAGTTCACGGCGCAGGTGCCCGCCCCGTCACAGGCGGGCTGA
- a CDS encoding DUF899 family protein: protein MTPSPPPSSESSESSESSEPFRTADLVITGCTVLTHDAEERATFREDAAIVVRDGAVDEVTSTAEAAGPPACERVRTTIVDGRVLMRDRELLTIDVPEVVRELGRRIPALLDRSHGRRVAAFLDQVGRLAHLNAYGTSFAVVCRAPFTRILPFKARMGWTVPWYSSYDDDFNGDFEATVGQPGGFAERPGVSCFLREGDRVFHTYSVFDRELDRLGPAMSFLDLTALGPPSDARARYHDEYES from the coding sequence ATGACGCCTTCTCCGCCGCCCTCCTCGGAGTCCTCGGAGTCCTCGGAGTCCTCGGAGCCTTTCCGTACCGCCGATCTCGTCATCACCGGCTGCACCGTCCTCACGCACGACGCGGAAGAACGCGCCACGTTCCGGGAGGACGCCGCGATCGTGGTCCGGGACGGGGCCGTGGACGAGGTCACGAGCACCGCCGAGGCGGCCGGGCCGCCCGCCTGCGAGCGCGTGCGCACCACGATCGTCGACGGACGTGTCCTGATGCGCGACCGCGAGCTGTTGACGATCGACGTACCGGAGGTCGTGCGCGAGCTGGGGCGGCGGATACCCGCGCTCCTCGACCGCAGCCACGGCAGACGCGTCGCGGCCTTCCTCGACCAGGTCGGTCGTCTCGCGCACCTGAACGCGTACGGCACCTCGTTCGCCGTGGTGTGCAGGGCGCCGTTCACGAGGATCCTGCCGTTCAAGGCGCGCATGGGCTGGACGGTGCCCTGGTACTCCTCGTACGACGACGACTTCAACGGCGACTTCGAAGCGACGGTGGGGCAGCCCGGCGGCTTCGCCGAGCGGCCCGGGGTCAGCTGCTTCCTCCGGGAGGGCGACCGGGTCTTCCACACCTACTCGGTGTTCGACCGCGAGCTCGACCGGCTCGGCCCGGCGATGAGCTTCCTGGACCTGACGGCGCTGGGGCCGCCGAGCGATGCGCGGGCGCGTTACCACGACGAGTACGAGTCCTGA
- a CDS encoding endonuclease/exonuclease/phosphatase family protein: protein MLLGTWNLENLYRPGGPFGPKDKAAYEAKLAALAAVVTALDPGVLGVQEVGEPEALADLLETVGGTWHAALSAHPDSRGIRVGVISRTPLEVLADTRAYPAGLRPVQADDSGATSDGSGRGFLAVETVTPSGPLRVAVAHLKSKLLSYPGDRFFPRDEGERARYGAYALYRRAAEATALRALADVLLAGDGRERDVAVLGDLNDEVQAATTQILLGPPGSELGTRGFETPDQGDAARLWDVAPLIPADRRYSRINSGRRELIDHVLTSHRLVHRLTSAGTGADAGPGSQEELRLPSVGLDPAARRNEPGSDHAPVWVRID from the coding sequence ATGCTCCTCGGCACCTGGAACCTCGAGAACCTGTACCGGCCCGGAGGACCGTTCGGCCCGAAGGACAAGGCCGCCTACGAGGCGAAGCTCGCCGCGCTCGCCGCCGTCGTCACCGCGCTCGACCCGGGCGTGCTCGGCGTCCAGGAGGTCGGGGAGCCCGAGGCGCTGGCGGACCTGCTGGAGACGGTGGGCGGCACCTGGCACGCGGCGCTGTCCGCGCATCCCGACAGCCGGGGCATCCGGGTCGGCGTGATCAGCCGTACGCCTCTGGAGGTACTGGCCGACACGCGCGCGTACCCGGCCGGACTGCGGCCCGTGCAGGCCGACGACTCGGGGGCCACCTCGGACGGGTCGGGCCGCGGCTTCCTCGCGGTGGAGACGGTCACGCCCTCCGGGCCGCTGCGGGTGGCGGTGGCCCATCTGAAGTCGAAGCTGCTGTCGTACCCGGGTGATCGTTTCTTCCCGCGCGACGAGGGCGAACGGGCCCGCTACGGCGCCTACGCCCTCTACCGTCGGGCGGCCGAGGCGACGGCGCTGCGCGCCCTGGCCGACGTTCTCCTGGCCGGGGACGGCCGCGAGCGGGACGTGGCGGTGCTGGGCGACCTGAACGACGAGGTCCAGGCGGCGACCACGCAGATCCTGCTCGGCCCGCCCGGCTCGGAGCTCGGCACCCGCGGGTTCGAGACGCCCGACCAGGGCGACGCGGCCCGCCTGTGGGACGTGGCCCCGCTGATCCCCGCCGACCGCCGCTACTCGCGGATCAACTCCGGTCGCCGCGAGCTGATCGACCACGTACTGACGAGCCACCGCCTGGTCCACCGGCTGACGTCGGCGGGCACGGGTGCGGATGCGGGGCCGGGGTCGCAGGAGGAGTTGCGGCTCCCGTCGGTGGGGCTCGATCCGGCGGCACGCAGGAACGAACCGGGGTCGGACCACGCGCCGGTGTGGGTGCGGATCGACTGA
- a CDS encoding FUSC family protein has translation MSPRPHIPARAFRPLAALPPWLAHALRAQRGPVPWSAVTRGALAAGPLLLASVLLGRISLGVVAAIAAMLAGINDRPGSRRTAVKRLGAPALVGAGGLLVGTYVGDHVGAVALTAVLTGLGLLAGGMSAVGPVASGAGTQLLVASAIGAGMPAADAGWTRALAFLAGAGWLLALRLVLPTPGAMTGDFRFDGERDAVARVYDAVAELLDATGTEHATARRAALTAALDHAQDALAGPRLRRYASSASERRLHAQYAAALPLAEAATALAWAAERLSERASAGPRRLAAAVRENTHTGPLPAPSRSAPALRALDDALLHAADAFDQGGGGDLHARRRGVRDLLRTGFGAGGREYGLRVALSFGASAAVAQALYHSQWYGRHTHWYWLPATAVFLVKPDLGPLVSRVLCRAAGTVLGALLFAGFAAVLPRPEGLVALVALCGALIPVSTRHFAAQTAVVTVLVLSLVMVGGEPQASVSRITETLLACAIVLIVGHLPMPGERGGQVRARLAVAAAAAHAYLTHVLDGSDDRAARWTLRREAYRALAEARTAIALAAHELPAVARHTEGTDEVAAVLERLVDTTTACAVHLDDTGRLTARHRERLAELLDELAAGRDRVGLRAPVPDLPVAG, from the coding sequence GTGTCCCCGCGCCCGCACATTCCCGCTCGCGCATTCCGTCCGCTCGCCGCTCTTCCGCCCTGGCTCGCCCACGCCCTGCGCGCCCAGCGCGGACCCGTCCCCTGGAGCGCGGTCACGCGGGGGGCGCTGGCCGCCGGGCCGCTGCTCCTCGCGTCCGTCCTCCTGGGCCGGATCTCACTCGGGGTGGTCGCGGCCATCGCGGCGATGCTCGCCGGGATCAACGACCGGCCCGGCAGCAGGCGGACCGCCGTGAAGCGGCTCGGGGCGCCCGCGCTCGTGGGTGCGGGTGGGCTGCTCGTCGGGACCTACGTCGGGGATCACGTCGGGGCCGTCGCGCTGACGGCCGTCCTCACCGGGCTCGGGCTCCTCGCCGGCGGGATGAGCGCCGTCGGGCCCGTCGCGTCCGGCGCCGGGACGCAGCTGCTCGTCGCCTCGGCGATCGGGGCCGGGATGCCGGCAGCGGACGCCGGGTGGACGCGCGCCCTCGCCTTCCTCGCCGGCGCCGGATGGCTGCTCGCGCTGCGGCTCGTCCTGCCCACGCCCGGCGCGATGACCGGCGACTTCCGGTTCGACGGTGAACGGGACGCGGTGGCCCGCGTGTACGACGCCGTCGCGGAGCTGCTCGACGCCACGGGGACCGAGCACGCCACCGCCCGCCGCGCCGCGCTCACCGCAGCCCTCGACCACGCCCAGGACGCCCTCGCCGGGCCCCGGCTCCGGCGCTACGCCAGCTCCGCCTCCGAACGGCGGCTGCACGCCCAGTACGCGGCCGCGCTGCCCCTCGCCGAGGCCGCGACCGCCCTCGCCTGGGCCGCGGAACGCCTCTCCGAACGGGCCTCGGCCGGGCCCCGACGGCTCGCCGCCGCGGTCCGCGAGAACACCCACACCGGGCCGCTGCCCGCGCCCTCCCGGTCCGCCCCCGCGCTGCGCGCCCTCGACGACGCCCTGCTGCACGCCGCCGACGCCTTCGACCAGGGCGGCGGCGGTGACCTGCACGCCCGCCGGCGCGGCGTCCGGGACCTGCTGCGCACCGGGTTCGGCGCGGGGGGCCGCGAGTACGGGCTGCGGGTCGCCCTCTCCTTCGGGGCCAGCGCCGCCGTCGCGCAGGCCCTCTACCACTCGCAGTGGTACGGCCGGCACACGCACTGGTACTGGCTGCCCGCCACGGCCGTCTTCCTGGTCAAGCCCGACCTCGGGCCCCTGGTGTCCCGGGTGCTGTGCCGGGCCGCCGGGACCGTGCTCGGGGCGCTGCTCTTCGCCGGCTTCGCCGCCGTGCTGCCCCGGCCGGAGGGGCTCGTGGCGCTGGTCGCCCTGTGCGGAGCGCTCATCCCCGTGTCCACCCGGCACTTCGCCGCCCAGACGGCCGTCGTCACCGTCCTCGTGCTGTCCCTGGTGATGGTCGGCGGAGAGCCCCAGGCCTCCGTCAGCCGGATCACGGAAACCCTGCTGGCCTGCGCGATCGTGCTGATCGTCGGGCATCTGCCGATGCCGGGGGAGCGCGGCGGTCAGGTACGCGCCCGGCTCGCCGTCGCCGCGGCCGCCGCGCACGCCTACCTCACCCATGTACTCGACGGCTCCGACGACCGCGCCGCCCGCTGGACCCTGCGCCGCGAGGCCTACCGCGCCCTCGCCGAGGCCCGCACCGCCATCGCCCTCGCGGCCCACGAACTGCCCGCCGTCGCCCGGCACACGGAGGGCACCGACGAGGTCGCCGCCGTACTCGAACGGCTCGTCGACACGACCACCGCCTGCGCCGTCCACCTCGACGACACCGGACGGCTCACCGCACGGCACCGGGAGCGGCTCGCCGAACTCCTCGACGAACTCGCGGCGGGACGGGACCGGGTGGGGCTGCGGGCGCCCGTGCCGGATCTGCCGGTGGCCGGGTAG
- a CDS encoding DUF7873 family protein: protein MAKLNQIIAVEKGIKSKAHQDLSTAQHGLQKPALLAGISRSYQPKDEEGEQLPPESTRVQVKAEDVLRETAATLTRLFDVTATKDWANCTARADVKVDGRVLVAEVPVSYLLFLEKQLVDLSAFVRRLPVLDASESWAQDPSTDAWKTEPVRTLRTKKVPRNHVKAEATDKHPAQVEVYYEDVPVGYWTTVKFSGALPARRVNELLARLEKVQQAVKFAREEANGADVVDQRVGDAVFGYLFG from the coding sequence GTGGCGAAACTCAATCAGATCATCGCAGTCGAGAAGGGCATCAAGTCCAAGGCCCACCAGGACCTGAGCACGGCTCAGCACGGACTCCAGAAGCCCGCGCTGCTGGCCGGTATCTCGCGGAGCTACCAGCCCAAGGACGAGGAGGGCGAGCAGCTGCCGCCCGAGTCGACACGGGTGCAGGTGAAGGCCGAGGACGTGCTGCGGGAGACCGCGGCCACGCTGACCCGGCTGTTCGACGTGACCGCCACGAAGGACTGGGCCAACTGCACCGCCCGCGCCGATGTGAAGGTCGACGGCCGTGTTCTCGTCGCCGAAGTACCGGTGTCCTACCTGCTCTTCCTCGAGAAGCAGCTCGTCGATCTGAGCGCCTTCGTGCGCAGGCTGCCCGTGCTCGACGCCTCCGAGTCCTGGGCGCAGGACCCGTCCACCGACGCGTGGAAGACCGAGCCGGTACGGACGCTGCGCACCAAGAAGGTGCCGCGCAACCATGTGAAGGCGGAGGCGACCGACAAGCACCCGGCGCAGGTCGAGGTGTACTACGAGGACGTGCCGGTCGGTTACTGGACGACCGTGAAGTTCTCGGGGGCCCTTCCCGCCCGCCGGGTCAACGAACTCCTGGCGCGCCTGGAGAAGGTCCAGCAGGCGGTGAAGTTCGCCCGGGAGGAGGCGAACGGCGCCGACGTCGTCGACCAGCGGGTCGGTGACGCCGTGTTCGGCTATCTGTTCGGGTAG